A single window of Dichotomicrobium thermohalophilum DNA harbors:
- a CDS encoding response regulator: MPGPGAPNGNGQSSASGKTVLIVEDNELNMKLFNDLLEAHGYQTVQTRNGMDALPLARKHRPALILMDIQLPEVSGLDVTKWLKEDDALKDIPVIAVTAFAMKGDEQRIREGGCEAYISKPIAVGAFLETIEQFINKG; the protein is encoded by the coding sequence GTGCCGGGCCCCGGGGCCCCGAATGGCAACGGCCAGTCGAGTGCCAGCGGCAAGACAGTGCTGATCGTTGAAGACAACGAACTGAATATGAAGCTGTTCAACGATCTTCTGGAGGCACACGGCTATCAGACCGTTCAGACGCGCAACGGCATGGATGCCTTGCCGCTGGCGCGCAAGCATCGGCCAGCCCTGATCCTGATGGACATCCAGCTCCCCGAAGTGTCGGGTCTGGACGTGACAAAATGGCTGAAGGAAGACGATGCGCTGAAGGACATTCCGGTCATCGCGGTCACGGCCTTCGCCATGAAGGGCGACGAGCAGCGCATCCGTGAGGGTGGCTGCGAGGCCTATATCTCGAAGCCGATCGCGGTAGGCGCGTTCCTGGAGACGATCGAGCAGTTCATTAACAAGGGCTAA
- a CDS encoding GNAT family N-acetyltransferase, giving the protein MGDSEPLKVEVTGEIADVPAAQWDACANPDPSTYNPFVSHAFLKALEDSGSVRAETGWAPRHLLLRDRAGALLGAMPLYLKGHSMGEYVFDYAWADAYERAGGEYYPKLQSSVPFTPVTGRRLLTPDGAPGWRGEALLNAAVELTSKNGLSSLHLTFLPEEEWHLGARLGLLQRTGQQFHWLNAGYQSFDDFLGALASRKRKAVRKERREAVSAGIEIEWLIGSDITEAHWDDFFAFYIDTSNRKWGRPYLNRAFFSRVHEAMPESVALCMARRGGRYIAGALNFIGGDALYGRYWGAIEHHPFLHFEVCYYQAIELAVARGLARVEAGAQGEHKLARGYVPQTTYSLHYLAHPGLAEAVERFLEREREMVAQDNEILAEATPFRRRDPGQGGA; this is encoded by the coding sequence ATGGGAGACAGCGAGCCGCTAAAGGTCGAGGTCACCGGCGAGATCGCCGACGTGCCCGCTGCCCAATGGGATGCCTGCGCCAATCCAGACCCTTCGACCTACAATCCGTTCGTCTCACACGCCTTCCTCAAGGCGCTGGAGGACAGCGGCTCAGTGCGCGCGGAGACCGGCTGGGCGCCGCGCCACCTGCTGCTGCGCGACCGCGCGGGCGCGCTGTTGGGCGCCATGCCGCTCTACCTCAAGGGCCACAGCATGGGCGAATACGTCTTCGACTATGCCTGGGCCGACGCCTACGAGCGCGCGGGCGGGGAGTATTATCCGAAGCTGCAATCTTCCGTGCCATTCACGCCAGTGACGGGCCGCCGGCTGCTGACTCCGGATGGCGCGCCAGGCTGGCGCGGCGAGGCGCTGTTGAACGCGGCTGTCGAGTTGACATCAAAGAACGGTCTGTCCTCGCTTCATCTGACCTTCCTGCCGGAGGAAGAGTGGCATCTCGGTGCGCGCCTCGGCCTGTTGCAGCGGACCGGACAGCAGTTCCACTGGCTCAACGCGGGCTATCAGAGCTTCGATGATTTTCTCGGCGCACTGGCCTCGCGCAAGCGCAAGGCAGTGCGCAAGGAGCGGCGCGAGGCGGTTTCCGCCGGCATCGAGATTGAATGGCTGATTGGCAGCGACATTACCGAGGCGCACTGGGACGACTTCTTCGCGTTCTACATCGACACCAGCAACCGCAAATGGGGCCGCCCCTATCTGAACCGCGCGTTCTTCAGCCGCGTGCATGAAGCGATGCCCGAGAGCGTGGCGCTGTGCATGGCGCGGCGGGGCGGTCGGTATATCGCGGGGGCCCTCAATTTCATCGGCGGGGACGCCCTTTACGGCCGCTACTGGGGCGCGATCGAGCATCATCCATTCCTGCATTTCGAGGTCTGCTATTATCAGGCGATCGAGCTGGCGGTCGCCCGTGGGCTGGCGCGGGTCGAGGCCGGCGCGCAGGGCGAGCACAAGCTGGCGCGTGGCTACGTCCCGCAGACGACCTACAGCCTGCATTACCTCGCGCATCCGGGGCTGGCCGAGGCGGTCGAGCGTTTTCTGGAGCGCGAGCGCGAAATGGTCGCGCAAGACAATGAGATCCTCGCCGAGGCGACCCCATTCCGCCGCCGCGATCCAGGCCAAGGTGGCGCTTGA
- a CDS encoding NUDIX domain-containing protein, which yields MRPRRAPRLRVPEGIAGATGEYLARPLRVGTWPQRPARDAASLVILDDSDGEPRFLMGRRASGHVFLPGVLVFPGGRVEPQDYRIRPGYDFPGAAVAKLAARSRTRHPAAFARALAAAALREAREEVGFLSPACRPERGADLRQLSFVLRALTPAKRPRRFDTRFFCLRCRGAAAILRPGDGELEDVSWYALGALAKEDLHVVSRAVIETLMDRLNTGRLDDPQAPVPFLFARGSGFQRVVL from the coding sequence GTGAGACCGCGCCGCGCGCCGCGCCTGCGCGTGCCCGAGGGCATTGCGGGGGCGACAGGTGAATATCTCGCCCGCCCGCTCAGGGTGGGCACATGGCCGCAGCGTCCAGCGCGGGATGCCGCCAGCCTCGTGATCCTCGATGACAGTGATGGCGAGCCGCGGTTTTTGATGGGGCGTCGGGCGAGCGGGCATGTCTTCCTGCCGGGGGTGCTGGTGTTTCCTGGCGGGCGCGTTGAGCCGCAAGACTATCGCATCAGGCCCGGTTACGACTTTCCCGGCGCCGCGGTCGCAAAGCTCGCCGCGCGCAGCCGCACGCGCCACCCCGCGGCCTTCGCGCGCGCGCTGGCGGCCGCGGCCCTGCGGGAGGCACGAGAGGAGGTCGGTTTCCTGTCGCCGGCCTGCCGGCCCGAACGCGGCGCGGACCTGCGCCAGCTCAGCTTCGTTCTGCGGGCGCTGACGCCGGCGAAACGACCGCGCCGTTTTGACACGCGCTTCTTCTGCCTGCGCTGCCGCGGGGCGGCGGCGATCCTGCGGCCAGGCGACGGTGAGCTTGAGGATGTAAGCTGGTATGCACTTGGTGCGCTGGCCAAGGAGGACCTGCATGTGGTATCGCGCGCGGTCATCGAGACGCTGATGGACCGTCTCAACACAGGGCGCCTTGACGATCCGCAAGCGCCGGTTCCGTTCCTGTTTGCACGCGGAAGCGGTTTTCAACGGGTGGTATTGTAG
- the rnr gene encoding ribonuclease R: MTSKTSSRPGGKPRDDGRDHLPSKQDILTFIEESPGEVGKREIARAFHIKGSDRIALKQLLREMADEGLIKGKRKHLRKPGALPNVTVIEITGRDSDGEFVALPAAWPEDEGPPPRILIAPDSKSPGAAVGVGDRVLARLAPVNPEEVEAEEGAYAYIARPIKRLSREKIRQLGVFRERGPGGIITPIDKKQRKEWRVEPGRTGDANDGELVRFETVRHGRFGELGRVVERLGHPKSQRAVSLIAIHAYDLPYEFPNPVLNELDGLPEPNLDAYEDLRHLPLITIDPEDARDHDDAVWAAPDDDPANRGGWIVVVAIADVAFYVRPGTALDQEALRRGNSVYFPDRVVPMLPEKLSNELCSLRPDEDRLCLAVRMVFNADGSKRSHKFMRAAMRSHAKLHYAQAQAAIDGRPDEVTEPLLEPVLKPLFAAYDALAEARDRRGPLELDIPERKIKLDETGEIAEIVMPERLTAHRLIEEFMIQANVAAAEFLEERDSPLLYRVHDVPALDKLEATNEFLQSIGFKLPKSGVMKPEQFNRILERARDSEYSLLVNDVILRAQAQAEYSVGNYGHFGLNLRRYAHFTSPIRRYADLIVHRSLIRALGGGPGALTDDEVAHLDKVAEAISNAERRAMAAERDTIDRLVASYLEDKVGATFRARISGVTRAGLFVRLSDTGADGFIPISTIGNDHYIYMADAHALVGQQTGETFRLGDSVEVRLVEAVPDAGALRFELLSEGRHKTEVLGKQLAARTGKPTRRTAPTRDKKAGKKASAKRSAKKSARR; this comes from the coding sequence ATGACCAGCAAGACATCCTCCCGGCCTGGCGGCAAGCCCCGCGACGACGGCCGGGATCACCTGCCCAGCAAGCAGGACATCCTCACCTTCATTGAGGAATCGCCCGGCGAGGTGGGTAAGCGCGAGATCGCCCGCGCCTTCCACATCAAGGGCTCGGATCGCATCGCGCTTAAACAGCTTTTGCGCGAGATGGCCGACGAGGGCCTTATCAAGGGCAAGCGAAAGCACCTGCGCAAGCCGGGCGCGCTGCCCAATGTCACTGTCATTGAGATCACCGGCCGGGACAGCGACGGCGAGTTCGTGGCGCTGCCCGCCGCCTGGCCCGAGGATGAAGGCCCGCCGCCGCGCATCCTCATCGCGCCGGACAGCAAGAGCCCCGGCGCGGCGGTCGGCGTCGGCGACCGCGTGCTCGCGCGGCTGGCGCCGGTCAACCCGGAAGAGGTCGAGGCGGAAGAGGGTGCTTACGCCTATATCGCCCGCCCGATCAAGCGCCTGAGCCGCGAGAAGATCCGCCAGCTTGGCGTTTTTCGTGAACGCGGCCCCGGGGGCATTATTACGCCGATCGACAAGAAGCAGCGCAAGGAATGGCGCGTCGAGCCGGGCCGCACCGGCGATGCGAATGATGGCGAACTGGTGCGCTTCGAGACCGTGCGGCACGGCCGTTTCGGCGAACTGGGCCGTGTCGTTGAGCGGCTCGGTCACCCGAAATCGCAGCGCGCGGTAAGTCTGATCGCCATCCACGCCTACGATCTGCCCTACGAGTTCCCGAACCCGGTCCTGAACGAGCTGGACGGGCTCCCCGAGCCGAACCTCGACGCTTACGAGGACCTACGGCACCTTCCGCTGATCACCATCGACCCCGAAGATGCGCGCGACCATGACGATGCGGTCTGGGCCGCGCCGGACGACGATCCGGCGAACAGGGGCGGCTGGATCGTTGTCGTGGCGATCGCGGACGTCGCCTTCTACGTCCGGCCCGGCACGGCACTCGACCAGGAAGCCCTAAGGCGCGGCAACTCGGTCTATTTCCCGGATCGCGTGGTCCCGATGCTGCCGGAAAAGCTATCGAACGAGCTGTGTTCGCTGCGCCCGGACGAGGACCGGCTGTGCCTGGCGGTGCGCATGGTGTTCAATGCCGACGGCTCCAAGCGGAGCCACAAGTTCATGCGCGCGGCGATGCGTTCGCACGCCAAGCTCCACTATGCGCAGGCGCAGGCTGCCATCGACGGCCGCCCGGACGAGGTGACCGAGCCGCTGCTGGAGCCGGTGCTGAAGCCGCTGTTCGCAGCCTATGACGCGCTGGCCGAGGCGCGGGACCGGCGCGGTCCGCTCGAACTCGACATCCCCGAGCGCAAGATCAAGCTGGACGAGACCGGCGAGATCGCCGAGATCGTGATGCCCGAGCGGCTGACGGCGCACCGGCTGATCGAGGAATTCATGATCCAGGCGAATGTCGCCGCGGCCGAGTTTCTTGAGGAGCGGGACTCCCCGCTGCTCTATCGCGTCCACGACGTGCCGGCGCTCGACAAGCTGGAAGCCACCAACGAGTTCCTGCAATCTATCGGTTTCAAGCTGCCCAAATCCGGCGTGATGAAGCCGGAGCAGTTCAACCGGATCCTGGAGCGCGCCCGCGACAGCGAATATTCACTGCTGGTCAATGACGTCATCCTGCGCGCGCAGGCGCAAGCGGAGTACAGCGTCGGCAATTACGGGCATTTCGGCCTCAACCTGCGTCGCTATGCGCATTTCACTTCCCCGATCCGCCGCTATGCCGACCTGATCGTTCACCGCTCGCTCATCCGCGCGCTGGGCGGCGGGCCGGGCGCCTTGACGGACGACGAAGTCGCGCATCTGGACAAGGTGGCCGAGGCGATCTCGAACGCTGAACGCCGCGCGATGGCGGCCGAGCGTGACACGATCGACCGGCTGGTCGCCTCCTATCTGGAGGACAAGGTCGGCGCGACCTTCCGCGCGCGCATTTCCGGCGTAACGCGGGCTGGGCTGTTCGTGCGGCTTTCGGACACAGGGGCGGACGGGTTCATTCCCATCTCGACAATCGGTAATGACCATTACATCTACATGGCCGACGCTCACGCGCTGGTCGGTCAGCAAACGGGCGAGACCTTCCGCCTTGGCGACAGCGTGGAGGTGCGGCTGGTGGAGGCGGTGCCGGATGCTGGCGCGCTTCGGTTCGAGCTGCTGAGCGAGGGCCGGCACAAGACCGAGGTGTTGGGCAAACAGCTTGCGGCTCGGACCGGCAAGCCAACACGGCGCACGGCCCCGACGCGGGACAAGAAGGCCGGGAAGAAGGCAAGCGCAAAGCGCAGTGCGAAGAAATCGGCGCGGCGTTAG
- a CDS encoding cell envelope integrity EipB family protein translates to MRSCEAKFGRLAGAAVVTAVAVTAASAPAQATGLGMPFAPHRAVYEMQLDETDAAKNIAGVEGRMVFDISGSRCTGYTLENRMVTRIVDAEGVEVVSDIRSSTWEASDGERFRFNSSQYLNNQLTDNLEGRAEREAPGGPITITLEAPRQTQMRIDEPAQFPTQFSLKILEAARAGERVIQTNVYDGSETGDKLFATTTFIGEAIPAGQDTGADVPGRDRLADKQSWPVSISYFEVGAADDSVPSYQLSFRLYENGVSRKLRIDYGSFALTGELSSLEFHKADACRQTPG, encoded by the coding sequence ATGCGCTCTTGCGAAGCGAAATTCGGTAGGCTTGCCGGTGCTGCGGTGGTCACCGCCGTAGCGGTCACGGCGGCCTCCGCGCCAGCGCAAGCGACTGGGCTGGGCATGCCGTTCGCGCCGCATCGGGCGGTCTACGAGATGCAGCTCGACGAGACGGATGCCGCCAAGAATATCGCCGGCGTGGAAGGGCGGATGGTGTTTGATATTTCCGGCTCGCGCTGCACGGGCTATACGCTCGAAAACCGCATGGTTACACGCATTGTCGATGCCGAGGGCGTCGAAGTCGTCAGCGACATCCGCTCCTCGACCTGGGAAGCTAGCGACGGCGAACGTTTTCGGTTCAACTCCTCACAATATCTGAACAATCAGCTCACCGACAATCTGGAAGGCCGGGCTGAGCGCGAGGCGCCGGGCGGACCGATCACCATCACGCTGGAGGCTCCGCGCCAGACGCAGATGCGGATTGATGAGCCGGCCCAGTTCCCGACACAGTTCTCGCTGAAGATCCTGGAAGCAGCGCGCGCAGGAGAGCGCGTGATCCAGACCAATGTCTATGACGGCTCGGAGACCGGCGACAAGCTGTTCGCCACGACGACCTTCATCGGCGAGGCGATCCCGGCAGGTCAGGACACAGGGGCGGACGTGCCGGGCCGCGACCGGCTTGCGGACAAGCAGTCGTGGCCGGTGTCGATCAGCTATTTCGAGGTCGGTGCCGCAGACGACTCCGTGCCAAGCTACCAGTTGTCGTTCCGGCTCTACGAGAATGGGGTCAGCCGCAAGTTGCGGATCGACTACGGCAGCTTCGCGCTGACAGGCGAGTTGTCATCGCTGGAATTTCACAAAGCGGACGCCTGCCGGCAGACACCCGGCTAG
- the topA gene encoding type I DNA topoisomerase, with the protein MNIVIVESAAKAKTINKYLGRDYKVLASYGHVSDLPAKDGSVEPEKDFEMHWRVSPDSTKVIREIVNEVKKADRLILATDPDREGEAISWHLLRILEEKKALKGVKVQRVAFNAVTKDAVRQALEQPRDIDSPLVEAYLARRALDYLVGFTLSPVLWRKLPGARSAGRVQSVALRLVCDRELEIESFKSQEYWTINARLANATGEDFTAKLQARDGKKLGKFDIPNEEAAKAIRDAVTGGSFKVLSIERKSTKRNPAPPFTTSTLQQEASRKLRYSPRQTMQIAQKLYEGVDLGGETVGLITYMRTDGVQIAPEALSQCRDVIGGDFGRKYLPDSPRHYKTKAKNAQEAHEAVRPTDYRRAPDDIKRYLKDDEYKLYKLIWQRAVASQMASAEVDRTTVDIDTDGKDGTRYTFRATGQVITFDGFLKLYEEGRDDAADEDSARLPPLMENETVKAKAIEPRQHFTEPPPRFTEATLIKKLEELGIGRPSTYASTMNVLRERDYVRLEKNRLVPEDRGRLVTAFLESFFQRYVEYDFTADLEEKLDRISNGELSWKQVLRDFWREFIGAVDEIKHLRVSEVLEALNEILGPHIFPDPGDGTDPRKCPSCEDGRLSLKVGKFGAFIGCSNYPECRYTRQLGRPGEDGEEGATPDKIELGHDPETGEPVTLRSGRFGPYVQLGEAQNGEKPKRASVPKGMDPAVVTLDMALKLLSLPREVGPHPETGKLIMAGIGRYGPFVEHAGKYANLESADEVFTVGLNRAVSLLAEAKTRRPRGGTVLKDLGEHPELGGPIQVCDGRYGPYVKHGKINATLPKDTDPSEVSVEKAVELIAAKAEKSGKKPAKAKSGGKSGSKTKTAAKTAKKPATKTESSGDDAASKSKGKAAKSANGARTKPKSASAKSGGKTSSGKKARDSAPDSAR; encoded by the coding sequence ATGAACATTGTCATTGTCGAGTCCGCCGCGAAGGCGAAAACCATCAACAAGTACCTTGGCCGGGACTACAAGGTGCTCGCGTCCTACGGGCATGTGAGCGATCTGCCGGCGAAGGACGGCTCCGTCGAGCCGGAGAAGGACTTCGAGATGCACTGGCGCGTGTCGCCGGACTCGACCAAGGTCATCCGCGAGATCGTCAACGAGGTGAAGAAAGCCGATCGACTGATCCTCGCCACCGACCCGGACCGCGAGGGCGAGGCGATCTCCTGGCACCTGCTGCGCATCCTGGAGGAGAAGAAGGCGCTCAAGGGCGTGAAGGTTCAGCGCGTTGCGTTCAACGCGGTGACGAAGGATGCCGTGCGCCAGGCGCTGGAGCAGCCGCGCGACATCGATTCGCCGCTGGTGGAGGCCTATCTGGCGCGCCGCGCGCTCGATTATCTCGTGGGCTTCACGCTCTCACCAGTGCTCTGGCGGAAGCTGCCGGGCGCGCGTTCGGCAGGGCGGGTGCAGTCTGTCGCGCTGCGCCTTGTCTGCGACCGCGAGCTTGAGATCGAGTCCTTCAAGAGCCAGGAATACTGGACCATCAATGCCAGGCTGGCGAATGCCACCGGTGAGGACTTCACGGCCAAGTTGCAGGCGCGCGACGGCAAGAAGCTTGGCAAGTTCGACATCCCGAATGAAGAGGCGGCCAAGGCGATTCGCGATGCGGTTACAGGCGGCAGCTTCAAGGTGCTCAGCATCGAGCGCAAGTCGACCAAACGCAATCCGGCCCCGCCCTTCACCACTTCGACGCTTCAGCAGGAAGCCTCGCGCAAGCTCCGCTACTCGCCGCGCCAGACCATGCAGATCGCACAGAAGCTGTATGAGGGCGTCGATCTCGGCGGCGAGACGGTCGGCCTAATCACCTACATGCGAACCGATGGCGTGCAGATCGCGCCCGAGGCGTTGTCGCAGTGCCGCGACGTGATCGGCGGCGATTTCGGCCGGAAATACCTCCCCGACAGCCCGCGCCACTACAAGACCAAAGCGAAGAACGCACAGGAGGCGCACGAAGCGGTCCGTCCGACCGATTACCGGCGCGCGCCCGACGACATCAAGCGCTATCTCAAGGACGACGAATACAAGCTCTACAAGCTTATCTGGCAGCGCGCCGTCGCGAGCCAGATGGCAAGCGCCGAGGTCGATCGCACGACCGTCGATATCGACACGGACGGCAAGGACGGCACGCGCTACACCTTCCGCGCCACCGGGCAGGTCATCACCTTTGATGGTTTCCTGAAGCTCTACGAGGAAGGTCGCGACGACGCCGCGGACGAGGACAGCGCCCGCCTGCCGCCGCTCATGGAAAACGAGACGGTCAAGGCCAAGGCGATCGAGCCGAGGCAGCACTTCACCGAGCCGCCCCCGCGCTTCACCGAGGCCACGCTCATCAAGAAGCTGGAAGAGCTCGGTATCGGGCGGCCGTCAACCTACGCCAGCACCATGAACGTCCTGCGCGAGCGCGACTATGTGCGCCTGGAGAAGAACCGGCTGGTGCCGGAGGACCGCGGGCGGCTGGTCACGGCGTTTCTGGAGAGCTTCTTCCAGCGCTACGTGGAATATGACTTCACCGCCGATCTGGAGGAAAAACTCGACCGCATCTCCAACGGCGAGCTGTCGTGGAAGCAGGTCCTGCGCGACTTCTGGCGCGAGTTCATCGGCGCGGTCGACGAGATCAAGCACTTGCGCGTGTCCGAGGTGTTGGAGGCGCTTAACGAGATTCTCGGGCCGCACATCTTCCCCGATCCGGGGGACGGTACCGACCCGCGCAAATGCCCGTCATGTGAAGATGGCAGGCTGAGCCTCAAGGTCGGCAAGTTCGGCGCCTTCATTGGCTGCTCGAACTACCCCGAATGCCGCTACACGCGCCAGCTCGGCCGACCCGGCGAAGACGGTGAGGAGGGGGCGACGCCGGACAAGATCGAGCTGGGCCACGATCCGGAGACCGGCGAGCCGGTCACGCTCCGTAGCGGGCGCTTCGGCCCCTACGTCCAGCTCGGCGAGGCGCAGAACGGCGAAAAGCCCAAGCGCGCCTCGGTACCGAAGGGGATGGACCCCGCGGTGGTCACGCTCGATATGGCGCTGAAGCTGCTCTCGTTGCCGCGCGAGGTTGGCCCCCACCCTGAGACCGGCAAGCTGATCATGGCGGGGATCGGGCGCTACGGCCCGTTCGTGGAGCATGCGGGCAAGTATGCCAATCTCGAAAGCGCGGACGAGGTTTTCACGGTTGGCCTCAACCGGGCGGTCAGCCTTCTCGCCGAGGCCAAGACGCGTCGGCCGCGTGGCGGCACGGTGCTGAAGGATTTGGGCGAGCATCCGGAACTGGGTGGCCCGATCCAGGTTTGCGACGGGCGTTATGGTCCTTATGTAAAGCATGGCAAGATTAATGCGACGCTGCCCAAGGACACTGATCCCAGCGAGGTGAGTGTCGAGAAGGCGGTGGAGCTGATCGCCGCAAAGGCCGAGAAGAGCGGCAAGAAGCCCGCAAAGGCGAAGTCGGGCGGGAAAAGCGGGAGCAAGACGAAAACAGCCGCCAAAACCGCGAAAAAGCCCGCGACTAAGACGGAGTCCTCCGGCGATGACGCCGCGAGCAAGTCCAAGGGCAAGGCCGCCAAGAGCGCGAACGGCGCGCGGACGAAGCCCAAGTCCGCGTCCGCCAAGTCGGGTGGCAAGACGTCCAGCGGCAAGAAGGCCCGTGACAGTGCGCCGGACAGTGCCCGTTGA
- a CDS encoding RidA family protein, which produces MPGIVDEKLRELGITLPPAPAPAANYAPYAMASGLLFVAGQLPKDESGLAYAGKLGETVSLEDGQSAARLCALNILSQAKAALGDLDRITLCLRLNGFVNSTPDFTDQPSVINGASDLMGQVLGTSGVHSRIAVGCASLPMGAAVEVDAVFAVSPA; this is translated from the coding sequence ATGCCCGGTATTGTGGACGAAAAGTTGCGCGAACTCGGCATCACGCTGCCGCCCGCCCCGGCGCCCGCGGCGAATTATGCGCCGTATGCGATGGCGAGCGGCCTTTTGTTCGTGGCCGGGCAGCTTCCCAAAGACGAATCAGGCCTTGCTTATGCCGGGAAACTTGGCGAGACCGTCAGCCTGGAGGATGGCCAGTCGGCCGCGCGCCTTTGCGCACTCAATATCCTCTCTCAGGCGAAGGCGGCTCTTGGCGATCTGGACAGGATCACGCTGTGCCTCCGTCTCAACGGCTTCGTCAACAGCACGCCGGACTTCACCGACCAGCCCTCGGTCATCAACGGCGCGTCTGACCTGATGGGACAGGTGCTGGGCACCTCCGGCGTGCATTCGCGCATCGCGGTGGGCTGTGCCAGCCTGCCGATGGGCGCGGCGGTTGAGGTGGATGCGGTTTTCGCGGTGTCGCCTGCCTAG
- a CDS encoding glycerophosphodiester phosphodiesterase family protein has translation MPKPPDWLLQPIAHRGLHDAACGVIENTPSAFEAAQHAGYAIETDLRAAACGTPMVFHDATLERLTQGTGLLAARDAATLRALRFRESADRMPTLAALLDQVGGRVPLFLEVKSNFTDQTAFAQRIAADLRDYDGPVALMSFDPRLLGAFREFAPHIPRGLGATRVRADELPQASTLQRIALTHLLFIAEARPHFISCEHTALGLLGPVLARRAAGLPAIAWTVRTPAEADRALRRAGAIIFEGFMP, from the coding sequence ATGCCCAAGCCGCCCGACTGGCTGTTGCAGCCGATCGCGCATCGCGGGCTGCATGATGCGGCGTGCGGTGTCATCGAGAATACACCTTCCGCCTTTGAGGCAGCCCAGCACGCGGGCTATGCGATCGAAACGGACCTGCGCGCCGCGGCTTGCGGCACGCCGATGGTGTTTCACGACGCCACGCTGGAGCGGCTGACGCAGGGGACAGGTCTTCTCGCGGCGCGGGACGCCGCTACGCTCCGTGCGCTGCGCTTTCGCGAAAGCGCCGACCGGATGCCGACGCTCGCTGCGCTGCTGGATCAGGTTGGCGGGCGGGTGCCGCTGTTCCTTGAGGTGAAGAGCAACTTTACTGATCAAACAGCCTTCGCGCAGCGCATCGCGGCGGACCTGCGCGACTACGATGGCCCGGTCGCGTTGATGTCGTTCGACCCGCGATTGCTCGGCGCCTTCCGCGAGTTCGCACCGCACATCCCGCGCGGGCTGGGCGCAACGCGGGTCAGGGCGGACGAATTGCCGCAGGCAAGTACGCTCCAGCGCATCGCGCTCACCCATCTGCTTTTCATTGCGGAAGCACGGCCCCACTTTATCTCCTGCGAGCACACGGCGTTGGGCCTGCTTGGGCCGGTGCTCGCGCGCCGTGCGGCGGGGTTGCCGGCCATTGCCTGGACCGTACGCACCCCGGCCGAAGCCGACCGCGCCCTGCGCCGGGCTGGCGCGATCATCTTCGAAGGCTTCATGCCCTGA
- a CDS encoding DUF3572 domain-containing protein, translated as MKRASDTHRLDLDAAEALAFRAVAFIASDDAYLADFLSRSGLSPQSLAESIEDRAFLTGVLDHLLADESLLLAFCGNAGIDPADILPARNALSPS; from the coding sequence ATGAAACGCGCGTCCGATACTCATCGCCTTGATCTTGACGCCGCCGAAGCCCTTGCGTTTCGGGCTGTGGCCTTCATTGCGTCCGACGACGCCTATCTTGCCGATTTCCTGTCCCGCAGCGGCCTTTCCCCGCAATCGCTGGCCGAATCCATCGAGGACCGGGCGTTCCTGACTGGCGTTCTGGACCATCTCCTGGCGGATGAATCTCTCCTGCTCGCCTTCTGCGGCAACGCGGGTATCGACCCTGCGGACATTCTGCCGGCGCGCAATGCTCTGTCGCCCTCCTGA
- the rpmG gene encoding 50S ribosomal protein L33, with the protein MAKPTTQKIKLVSSAGTGYFYVTKKNTRNLTEKLVLKKYDPVARKHVEFKEAKLK; encoded by the coding sequence ATGGCCAAACCGACAACACAAAAGATCAAGCTCGTGAGTTCGGCTGGAACCGGATATTTTTACGTGACGAAGAAGAACACGCGGAACCTGACGGAAAAGCTTGTTCTCAAGAAATACGATCCGGTCGCGCGCAAGCACGTCGAATTCAAGGAAGCCAAGCTGAAGTAA
- a CDS encoding DUF983 domain-containing protein, translating to MFSRFLKVRDACASCGEALYHHRADDAPPYFTIFIVGHVMIPPLMWLETAVQPAIWLHLLLWLPLSVLLTLWLLPIVKGAIVGLQWANYMHGFDPTSDEREGDPQLEP from the coding sequence ATGTTTTCGCGGTTTCTCAAGGTCCGCGATGCCTGCGCGTCGTGCGGCGAGGCGCTTTATCATCACCGCGCCGACGATGCGCCGCCCTATTTCACCATCTTCATCGTCGGGCACGTGATGATCCCGCCGCTCATGTGGCTGGAGACGGCCGTTCAGCCGGCGATATGGCTTCACTTGCTGCTCTGGCTGCCGCTGTCGGTGCTGCTGACGCTGTGGCTGCTGCCGATCGTGAAGGGCGCGATCGTCGGGTTGCAGTGGGCGAACTATATGCACGGCTTCGACCCGACAAGTGACGAACGTGAAGGCGACCCCCAGCTTGAGCCGTGA